The following coding sequences are from one Aliarcobacter skirrowii CCUG 10374 window:
- the ccoN gene encoding cytochrome-c oxidase, cbb3-type subunit I, with product MQNGAQIEYDYSVAKYFTFATILFGIIGMTIGVVLAFQLAFPELNYLAGEYGTFSRLRPLHTNGVAFGFALSGIFATWYYVSQRVLKVSLKESPFLMVIAKLHFWLYFITILLAVVTLFMGITTSKEYAELEWPLDILVVVWWVLWGISIFGIIGIRRERTLYISIWYYIATFIAVAMLYLFNNMEVPTYFASGGYGSWIHSVSMYSGTNDALVQWWYGHNAVAFVFTTPIIAMIYYFLPKESGQNVYSYKLSILAFWGLLFVYLWAGGHHLIYSTVPDWMQTMGSVMSVVLILPSWGSAINMLLTMKGEWNQLQTNTLIKFMILASTFYMLSTIEGPIQSIKSVNAIAHFTDWIPGHVHDGVLGWVVFMIMAALFHMVPRMFKRELYSKSLMETQFWLQTVGIVLYFTSMWIAGITQGMMWRAYDEYGSLVYSFIDTVTVLHPYYTIRAVGGLLYLIGFFMFAYNIYKTIKCGRVLDKEPVNATPVAA from the coding sequence ATGCAAAACGGTGCACAAATTGAGTATGACTACTCGGTTGCTAAGTATTTTACGTTTGCTACAATATTGTTTGGTATCATAGGTATGACAATAGGTGTTGTACTTGCTTTTCAATTAGCTTTTCCAGAGCTAAACTATCTAGCAGGTGAGTACGGTACATTTAGTAGATTAAGACCTTTACACACAAATGGTGTTGCGTTTGGATTTGCTTTAAGTGGTATTTTCGCAACTTGGTATTATGTATCACAAAGAGTTTTAAAAGTTTCATTAAAAGAGTCACCTTTTTTAATGGTAATCGCTAAATTACACTTTTGGTTATATTTCATAACAATTCTTTTAGCTGTTGTTACACTTTTTATGGGTATTACAACATCAAAAGAGTATGCAGAACTTGAATGGCCACTAGATATTCTAGTTGTTGTTTGGTGGGTTTTATGGGGTATTTCTATTTTTGGAATTATAGGAATTAGAAGAGAAAGAACACTATATATCTCTATTTGGTATTATATTGCAACATTTATTGCTGTTGCTATGTTATATCTATTCAATAATATGGAAGTTCCAACTTATTTTGCTTCTGGTGGATATGGTTCATGGATTCACTCTGTTTCTATGTATTCAGGAACAAATGATGCTTTAGTTCAATGGTGGTATGGACATAATGCTGTTGCATTCGTATTTACTACTCCAATTATTGCAATGATTTATTATTTCTTACCAAAAGAATCAGGACAAAATGTTTATTCTTATAAACTTTCTATCTTAGCATTCTGGGGTCTATTATTTGTTTATTTATGGGCTGGTGGACACCACTTAATTTATAGTACTGTTCCAGATTGGATGCAAACTATGGGTTCTGTTATGTCAGTTGTTCTAATTTTACCATCATGGGGATCTGCAATTAATATGCTTTTAACTATGAAAGGTGAGTGGAATCAGTTACAAACAAATACATTAATTAAATTTATGATTTTAGCTTCAACATTCTATATGTTAAGTACAATTGAAGGACCAATTCAATCAATTAAATCAGTAAATGCTATTGCACACTTTACAGATTGGATTCCAGGACACGTTCATGATGGAGTTTTAGGATGGGTTGTATTTATGATTATGGCAGCACTATTCCATATGGTTCCAAGAATGTTTAAAAGAGAGTTATACTCTAAGTCTCTAATGGAAACACAATTCTGGTTACAAACAGTAGGTATTGTTCTATACTTTACTTCTATGTGGATTGCTGGTATTACACAAGGTATGATGTGGAGAGCTTATGATGAATATGGTTCATTAGTATACTCATTCATTGATACAGTTACTGTATTACATCCATACTATACAATCAGAGCAGTTGGTGGGTTATTATATCTAATAGGATTCTTTATGTTCGCATATAACATTTATAAAACAATTAAATGTGGAAGAGTACTAGATAAAGAACCAGTAAATG
- the truB gene encoding tRNA pseudouridine(55) synthase TruB → MQKRVYEKGELNRLFVVDKPMFISSNFYLNRFKRAFKNKKAGFSGTLDPFATGCLIVAFGQYAKLFQYLKKTPKRYQAVIWLGVTSESYDIERIFDINFVDRFDENFLKNELKKLKGKIDYIPPKFSAKKINGMKAYELARQNEDFELKKSTMEVFDIKFLKYNHPFISFEVSVSEGSYIRSLAQIFLENISSIGTLSYLKRVSEGQFKFENHKELNPLEYLDLEKNIYSGTQEWLEFGKKISIEYLEKKKSGKYIIELDDFFSIIEIVENEVKYILNKIPKLKENND, encoded by the coding sequence TTGCAAAAAAGAGTTTATGAAAAGGGTGAATTAAATAGACTTTTTGTAGTAGATAAACCCATGTTTATTAGTTCAAACTTCTATTTAAACAGATTTAAAAGAGCTTTTAAAAATAAAAAAGCTGGATTTAGTGGAACGCTTGATCCCTTTGCAACTGGATGTTTAATTGTTGCTTTTGGTCAATATGCAAAACTATTTCAATATCTAAAAAAAACTCCAAAAAGATATCAAGCTGTAATTTGGCTAGGAGTTACTTCTGAATCTTATGATATAGAACGAATTTTTGATATAAATTTTGTAGATAGATTTGATGAAAATTTCTTAAAAAATGAGCTTAAAAAACTAAAAGGAAAAATTGATTATATTCCACCAAAATTTAGTGCAAAAAAAATAAACGGAATGAAAGCTTATGAATTAGCAAGACAAAATGAAGATTTTGAATTAAAAAAATCAACTATGGAAGTATTTGATATTAAATTTTTAAAATACAACCACCCTTTTATTAGTTTTGAAGTAAGTGTTAGTGAGGGCTCTTATATTAGATCATTAGCTCAAATATTTTTAGAAAACATCTCTTCAATTGGAACTTTATCATATTTAAAAAGAGTTAGTGAGGGTCAATTTAAATTTGAAAATCATAAAGAGTTAAATCCACTTGAGTATTTAGATTTAGAAAAAAACATATATAGTGGTACTCAAGAGTGGTTAGAGTTTGGTAAAAAAATTAGCATTGAATATTTAGAAAAAAAGAAGAGTGGAAAATATATAATAGAGCTTGATGACTTTTTTTCAATTATTGAAATAGTTGAAAATGAAGTAAAATATATTTTAAATAAAATTCCAAAATTAAAGGAAAATAATGATTGA
- a CDS encoding 4-(cytidine 5'-diphospho)-2-C-methyl-D-erythritol kinase gives MIEKSYAKINIFLKIVGIKDNYHLIASRFVRVKNLFDTISFTKKDVENFTLEGDFSCLLEKNTVYKAYKELESFSCVKDFFKSHIVKIDKKIPEFAGLGGGSSNAATFINMVNRYCNLNLSKDDLAKIGSKIGADVAFFIYEYDSANVSGVGEIVEKFDEDMLNIEVFTPKISCDTAKIYKTFRENFYKELNKDEVKELFATNSKDILKKFDIKNANDLYLPALFLEKKLEDYAKENWYFSGSGSSFFKVL, from the coding sequence ATGATTGAAAAATCATATGCAAAAATAAATATATTTTTAAAAATAGTTGGAATAAAAGATAACTACCATCTAATAGCATCAAGATTTGTAAGGGTAAAAAATCTTTTCGATACTATTTCATTTACAAAAAAAGATGTTGAAAACTTTACTTTAGAGGGTGATTTTTCATGTTTATTAGAGAAAAATACAGTTTATAAAGCCTATAAAGAGCTAGAAAGTTTTAGTTGTGTAAAAGATTTTTTTAAATCTCATATTGTAAAAATAGATAAAAAAATTCCAGAGTTTGCTGGGCTTGGTGGTGGAAGTTCAAATGCAGCAACATTTATAAATATGGTAAATAGATATTGTAATTTAAATTTATCAAAAGATGATTTAGCAAAAATTGGCTCAAAAATTGGTGCAGATGTAGCTTTTTTTATATATGAATATGATAGTGCAAATGTTAGTGGAGTTGGAGAGATAGTTGAAAAGTTTGATGAAGATATGTTAAATATTGAAGTTTTTACTCCAAAAATATCTTGCGATACAGCAAAAATATATAAAACATTTAGAGAAAATTTTTATAAAGAGCTAAATAAAGATGAAGTTAAAGAGCTTTTTGCTACAAATTCAAAAGATATTTTAAAAAAATTTGATATAAAAAATGCTAATGATTTATATCTTCCTGCTCTGTTTTTAGAGAAAAAACTAGAAGATTATGCAAAAGAAAATTGGTATTTTAGTGGAAGTGGAAGCTCATTTTTTAAAGTTTTATAA
- the smpB gene encoding SsrA-binding protein SmpB produces MAKKEAKKSLVFKNKKAFHDFTILDSLEAGIMLEGSEVKAIREGRVNLKDSFVRIIKGEVFLLNAHISHLGTTHFTYRPDERRARKLLLHSKQISKMYEKVTKDGITLICTKLYFNDKNMIKVEVATAQGKKLHDKREDLKAKSMKRETEQALKAYK; encoded by the coding sequence TTGGCAAAAAAAGAAGCAAAAAAGAGTTTAGTTTTTAAAAATAAAAAAGCATTTCATGACTTTACAATTTTAGACAGCCTTGAGGCTGGAATTATGCTTGAAGGTAGTGAAGTAAAAGCTATTAGAGAAGGAAGAGTAAACTTAAAAGATAGTTTTGTAAGAATTATAAAAGGTGAAGTTTTTTTATTAAATGCTCATATATCTCACCTAGGTACAACACACTTTACATATAGACCTGATGAAAGAAGAGCTAGAAAACTACTACTTCACTCAAAACAGATATCAAAAATGTATGAAAAAGTTACAAAAGATGGAATAACATTAATATGTACAAAACTCTATTTTAATGATAAAAATATGATAAAAGTTGAAGTAGCAACAGCTCAAGGTAAAAAGTTACATGATAAGAGAGAAGATTTAAAAGCAAAAAGTATGAAAAGAGAAACAGAACAAGCTTTAAAAGCCTATAAATAA
- a CDS encoding ATP-dependent helicase, protein MSENLLISLNESQQSAAQHIDGPLLILAGAGSGKTKTITTRLAYLISIGIDPKSILTLTFTNKAANEMRDRAFCMLDSNSLNTPPLLCTFHKFGLLFLKFHIGELGRKNNFIIIDSDDKRRVLKSINKEIPTALLSSEISKYKNSIITPIEAKAQAQGKLYSEIADIYASYEEHLLKNNLVDFDDLLLLPYNILKNNEKLALETSKKYQYIMVDEYQDTNELQYRLLRLLCTNHNNICVVGDDDQSIYGWRGATIKNILNFNEHFNDTKVVKLEKNYRSTDTILQHANLLIEHNRDRLGKKLVGTKDKGSSIKVYESNDENDETRKITEDIKELLSRGENAKDIAILFRVNALSRSLEEGFNKVGLNYKLVGGMKFYERSEIKDLIAYFRILTNLSDNFSIKRVINKPKRGIGATTIDKLEAKANELKLPIFDMIQNLSSDELSAIVGKKNARTIKVFEASILDLREQMNESKMRFLDSFEDTFDYRASYDNLPDGFERQANIDEFYGYIRDFFIQNPHLDLKDFLNEIALESQNDEYSTEAVSMMSIHASKGLEFKHLFIIGLEEGFFPIIGDGTDLEEERRLGYVAFTRAMDNLTLSFVHSRFYKGKRTQLNKSRFLIESGLVKGSLVIEKSSGFKKGDMVNHKIFGQGRVEKAVNAGKDYKLTINFGGQKRDILSSFVEKA, encoded by the coding sequence ATGTCTGAAAATTTATTAATATCACTTAATGAGTCACAACAAAGTGCAGCACAACATATAGATGGACCACTTTTAATTTTAGCTGGAGCTGGAAGTGGAAAAACAAAAACGATTACAACTAGGCTTGCTTATTTAATATCAATTGGAATAGATCCAAAATCTATTTTAACTTTAACTTTTACAAATAAAGCTGCAAATGAGATGAGAGATAGAGCATTTTGCATGCTTGATTCAAATAGTTTAAATACACCTCCACTTCTTTGTACTTTTCATAAGTTTGGTCTTCTTTTCTTAAAATTTCATATAGGTGAATTAGGTAGGAAAAACAACTTTATAATTATTGATAGTGATGATAAAAGAAGAGTTTTAAAATCAATAAATAAAGAGATTCCAACAGCACTATTATCAAGTGAAATTTCAAAATATAAAAACTCAATAATAACTCCAATAGAGGCAAAAGCACAAGCTCAAGGAAAACTTTATAGTGAAATAGCAGATATATATGCATCTTATGAAGAGCATCTATTAAAAAACAATCTTGTAGATTTTGATGATTTACTTTTGCTTCCTTATAATATTTTAAAAAACAATGAAAAACTAGCTTTAGAAACTAGTAAAAAATACCAATATATAATGGTTGATGAGTATCAAGATACAAATGAACTTCAATATAGGCTTTTAAGACTACTTTGCACAAATCATAACAATATTTGTGTTGTTGGAGATGATGATCAAAGTATTTATGGATGGCGAGGAGCAACAATTAAAAACATTTTAAATTTTAATGAACATTTTAATGATACAAAAGTTGTAAAACTAGAGAAAAACTATAGATCAACTGATACAATTTTACAACATGCAAATCTTTTAATTGAACACAATCGTGACAGACTTGGGAAAAAACTTGTAGGAACAAAAGATAAAGGGAGTTCAATAAAAGTTTATGAATCAAATGATGAGAATGATGAAACTAGAAAAATAACTGAAGATATAAAAGAGCTTTTAAGTAGAGGTGAAAATGCAAAAGATATAGCAATACTATTTCGTGTAAATGCACTTTCAAGATCTCTTGAAGAGGGATTTAATAAAGTAGGACTTAACTATAAACTTGTTGGTGGAATGAAGTTTTATGAAAGATCTGAGATTAAAGATTTAATTGCATATTTTAGAATTTTGACAAACTTAAGTGATAACTTCTCAATTAAAAGAGTTATAAATAAACCAAAAAGAGGAATAGGTGCTACAACAATAGATAAACTTGAAGCAAAGGCAAATGAGCTAAAGTTACCTATATTTGACATGATTCAAAATTTAAGTTCAGATGAATTAAGTGCAATTGTTGGTAAAAAAAATGCAAGAACTATCAAAGTTTTTGAAGCATCAATTTTAGATTTAAGAGAGCAGATGAATGAATCAAAAATGAGATTTCTTGATAGTTTTGAAGATACTTTTGATTATAGAGCATCTTATGATAATCTTCCAGATGGATTTGAGAGACAAGCAAATATTGATGAGTTTTATGGATATATTAGAGATTTTTTCATTCAAAATCCACATTTAGATTTAAAAGATTTTTTAAATGAAATAGCACTTGAGAGCCAAAATGATGAGTACTCAACTGAAGCTGTGAGTATGATGAGTATTCATGCTTCAAAAGGTTTGGAATTTAAGCACCTATTTATAATTGGATTAGAAGAGGGATTTTTCCCAATTATTGGAGATGGAACTGATTTAGAAGAGGAGAGACGTTTAGGTTATGTAGCATTTACAAGAGCTATGGATAATTTAACCTTATCATTTGTTCATTCAAGATTTTATAAAGGGAAAAGAACTCAATTAAACAAAAGTAGATTTTTGATTGAGAGTGGTTTAGTAAAAGGTAGTTTAGTAATAGAAAAAAGTTCTGGATTTAAAAAAGGTGATATGGTAAACCATAAAATTTTTGGTCAAGGAAGAGTTGAAAAAGCTGTAAATGCTGGAAAAGATTATAAACTAACAATTAATTTTGGTGGACAAAAAAGAGATATTCTCTCATCATTTGTAGAAAAAGCTTAA